The nucleotide sequence AAAGAAGAACTTATCCCAAGAATTTAGGACTAGGGTTCTGAAGCCGCAAATTGTACCCTAGTTTAGGGGTTGCTTGTACTTTCTATTTAGGTAATGTTTCTCTTATTTGAtccgttgaaaaaaaaaaaaaacatataaggTTCtttttggaagtgtttttaaaatagctGAAAATGTATTTGGTGAAAacgtttttagaaccaatccttaataaaaatgtaagtaaaaccTGAAAAATGCACTTCAAATGTTTCCTACAAGAAACaccaatttttcaaaaattactGTCAAACGAGGCCATAGCTTCAAGTGGCTAGTTAGGGCATGAAGTGGCCTAACTTCATAGTGCCTAGCTATCTACAATCTTCTTTCTCCCATTTTTGATATCTTACACATTTCTATTGATAGTTTACTCAACCACTATAGGTATTAGGTAAACTCTCCTAATCAAATCAACTTTTTACCTTTAAAGGATGAGGAACaccaaaggagaagaaaataatTCAACAAGCTTACTGGTCCAAGAAAATtcttaacaaagaaaggaagaagaagaagatatggTTCATCCAAAATGAATGGAATAAGGTTCCATCTTGGATTAATTTTAGCCATGTATTTCATTAGTGGAAGTTTCTAATTCGGGACACATGAATAAAATCCAAACACCATATTCACTATGATATCTGATCACATGCAAATTCTTTTTCTTAAAAAGTAAAGTAGTTTATAAAGAACAATGCTTGGATACTCAAGGATGAGTAtgaactcctactcaaaattcttCACGTTCGAATTACAAGGCTCTGTGCTTATGATCAGACCCGTTTATATTATGAATTACTTTATAAAAatcatctctataaaaaatgaatttaagctaaggtcgtttagtcaatctattgtaacaaatacatagacggtCGACAATGCTTTTAAAAGTTATGTTCACCTATTTATGTATAATTCGATGATTAAATAACTTTAGctttaattgttttttcttttttttttgtaaaggcGATATTTATAGAGTgaattataatatgaacggttccgATCATAAACACTAAGTTATATAAATCGGCAACGGATAATTTTAAGTAAGAATTCATACTCATATTTAAGTAGTCAAATATTAATTGTTTATAAATATGTCCTCTCGAACAAATATATTAGTGTTTCGATTTGTCCAAGCCTTATATTTCCAAGGCTACCAGCAGCTGAAGCTCAATGAATGGGCTATTAAGGCCCAAATTAAACTTTATCCGCATTAAGATCATAGTGGGCCAACTAATGGATTTAGAGGGCCAACCCATTTGAGCAAAACTTTTAGAGTCGCTATTACCAATTGGGgcttgtgaattgaaacttgaaCCAAGGTTATGCATGCTTGCTTGCAGTATCCTAAACCTAACACGTAAACCTTAATTCAATTACATTAAGGACACGTTTGAAAGCACTTTTAAAATATCTaagtgttttttattaaaatgtttTTTGGACAATGTAAGTAAAACCTAaagcatataactggtgtttCTTGTAGGAAACACTTCAAATGCTTTTGAGCGCTTCCAAACGAGCctaacatttttcaaatttcggTATTCCTAATTTTTTACGATGTAATTAATAGTATACCATGTGCCGATACTCTACGGTAATCATTATTACTAACCCAATCGCTCACGCATATTATAGCAATTTCCTTGTTTTCCAAATGCACAAAATGAAATAAAGGGCCGAATATgattcaacaacaacaaaaacatgcCTTATTTATTGTTGTTCCAAGATTTATCTGTCACATGTTTGGCAGATTGCACGATATACACAAGGACcaaatcaacaaataaaaaatttggtcaaATAAACCCAGATATATCCAAATCTAAATTTTGAAAGTAGCATGTGGGACCCACTGTACCAGGTGGGTGCGGACTCACTGCATTTACCAAAATAGCCATTtgggaaatttgaaaatttgtgaCTCTGGCCTTCTGCCCAGTCAATGCAGTCAATGCAGAAAAAGAGGAAACAAATAAGGCTCCAAatagaaaaatcaataaataaaagggTTGATTAGTAAATAAACTAAATTGCGAAGAACCTACACCATTTTCTCTGTGTTCCTAAATTTTGCTAATTAGTCCCTATACTATCTACATTTTTCATTTCCTACCCTACTCTGCAGAAACCCACCAACCAGCTGCCATGGCCGCCATTGCCATAAACCCCATTTCTTCATACACCTACCAAAACTACTCAACACACCCTTCAGGTAAGTCTCCGTCTTCCCCGATAAACCTCGCCAGCGCAGCATCGTCCCAGTCCATCTCCACCCCCGCCCAACCACCACGAGCCAACTCTTTTGTTTCACCAGACGCACAGCCGAACTCACTCGCCTCTTTCTCCTCCGCCATTACGAACTTCAAAGATTCCAAACCGATAACCTCCTCTGTAAGTCCGTACAAACCGCTagcctcctccacctcctccatcAACCACTTCTCGGACTCCAACCCCAGCACCTCCTTCGAAATGCCGTACAACCCGCCGAGGTCGACGCTCGCCATGACCGTCGACACTGAGTCCGAGAACGACGGCCCGCAGCTCTCCTCGTTGAGGTTGATCGTGACGTATGACGACGGCAGCGCTTGGAACACCCAGGGCTGCGAGTACGGGTTCTCGACGAAAGTCACCGCTGCGGCACCTGCAGCGGGCACGATCGGCCAGTCTTTGTTCACGAGCTTCGCGAGCTCCTCGAGCTTCCAGTCGTTTGCCTTGGAGGGCACAGTCTCAACGTCGTCGCTTATCACTTGTTCCGCCGCCAGATGTCGCTGCTTCTTCGCGGCGCtcccctcctcctccgccgGTTCGCTTCCGGGTCTCTTGCGCATGTCctccatgagagagagagagagagagagagagagagaagtgaggaCTGTGTGGAGAGTGTGTGTGCTTGGTGTGGCGTGTATTGTCGTATATATCGGGTGGGTCCCATGCCGAAAACgagggaaaaaaaggaaaaaggaattGTGGACTCGTATTGGTGGGCCCCATCCTGTGACGATATTGGAATAATCTCAGCCGTTGAGACTCATTTGCGTGGAGGGATCAACGGTCGGGGCTCTGTTAAGGATTTTGTGCTACGTTCGAAGGCGTGGCGATGTGGCGCGTAGCGTGAGGAAGGAAACGGCGAAATTAGTGGCAGAGTTGCCGAGTTGGGGAAGGAGGCTTggggagaaagaaagaagatttTAGTACCTTCGATTTAATGAGGTAAAATACTCTTTT is from Pyrus communis chromosome 10, drPyrComm1.1, whole genome shotgun sequence and encodes:
- the LOC137747017 gene encoding uncharacterized protein; its protein translation is MRKRPGSEPAEEEGSAAKKQRHLAAEQVISDDVETVPSKANDWKLEELAKLVNKDWPIVPAAGAAAVTFVENPYSQPWVFQALPSSYVTINLNEESCGPSFSDSVSTVMASVDLGGLYGISKEVLGLESEKWLMEEVEEASGLYGLTEEVIGLESLKFVMAEEKEASEFGCASGETKELARGGWAGVEMDWDDAALARFIGEDGDLPEGCVE